CGGAATGACTCAGGTCTTTGATCAGGCCGGCTTAGCTGTGCCGGTCACTGTTTTGCAATTGATGGATAATAAAATAGTGGGGTATCGAGATCAGCAAAAAGATGGCTATCAAGCCTATAGGGTAGAGTATCAGCTTAAACCCAAGAAGAGCTTAATCAGGGAGTCCAGGGTTGATTCTGACTTGGATCAGTCTATTAAATCAATTGATTTATCAATTCTTGAAGTGGGTAGTATGATTAATGCCCAAGCTACCTCAAGAGGTAGAGGATTTATCGGTACAATCAAACGCTACAATTTTAAACGTGGACCGATGACTCATGGTAGTCACAATAAACGCCGTCCTGGTTC
The sequence above is drawn from the Candidatus Saccharibacteria bacterium genome and encodes:
- the rplC gene encoding 50S ribosomal protein L3 — its product is MIDSFYTKKIGMTQVFDQAGLAVPVTVLQLMDNKIVGYRDQQKDGYQAYRVEYQLKPKKSLIRESRVDSDLDQSIKSIDLSILEVGSMINAQATSRGRGFIGTIKRYNFKRGPMTHGSHNKRRPGSIGSLYPQHVFKGQKMAGRGGQDNATIKNLEVIELDQENNLILVKGSVPGKSKAIVRLEVVR